AGAAGAACATGAATACCTCAAAGGACCACGagcaaagaattttatttttggggcTCTATTCTGTTCCTCCTAGCGGTTCATTGTTGTCACTTGAGGTTTCTATTGATAAAACTGTTGTAAATATAAATTTGCATGTGTTTGTAAAGTCATGCATGACAATAACCCCTAAGTAGTTACCAGTTAATGTTAAGCAGCTACAAAGAGCTCCTTATTAGAGGGCTTTCTGCCATTCCTTTACATTGCATGGTTATTAGAACcactaataaattaaataaacttaTACCTCGTGGTTATTGGTGACTAAGCAAACACAGGCAAACCAGCTGCTACTTTAATCATGCACTTTTGAAGCAGTAGAGGCTGTGAAAATAAAGGAGGGCTTCTaactgctggctgagctgcaggctgtgatCCATGAAGAGCTGGCAAACCACATGGTGCCGACTCCTCTCTTCTGGTTGCATCTGTGTGTGTCTGAGGCCTTTGTTCCAGGAGAACTGGAGGCCTgtaaaagcagctggaaatgaggGAGACAGCCTGTGCACCTCTGTTGCAGCCTGCTGTTTTTTGAAGACTCGTAGtccccattttctttcttaagaaGTGACTCCTCTTATTGAAGAAGATAGGTAAGGCTAGGCTCATCTGCACTTTGAAGcagtctgtgttttctgtgcttgagaaaaaaattttttttttcttatttagtcAATAGCTTGAAAAGATAAGGGGAAAGCAAATCAAATCTCGACTTCAGAATTTTAGAGCTGGCAGGGAAACAATTCTTTGCATGTCTGGTTATTTGAGTTTCCAAATTTAGAGTTTGGAAAAATGTTTGCCACTCAAAACAACAGTTCAAAAATCATTAGGAAGAGCCATGGAGAATGCAGTAGGTAACTCCATTATTGACATCATGTCATAATTAGGAAATTCATGAGACTTGAGCAATCCTGTGCTTTCAGACATTGTCCTGTTCAGACTGTATTTTCTTACCCATTTCAAGTCAAATTAGGTTGTTTGCAGTGCAAATTACTGCCTGAAAATTgatttgcatttctctgtgcCATTTATCAAGTGTTAAAGGTGACCTGCGGTTGCAGTGCTGTCCAATTATAAGCTGTATACTCTAAAAAAGCAGTGTAGATAGAAAATGTGTAGTACTTTTGCTAGGTAATGTAGCTGTATCTCAATTTTATGTGTCTATTGTGGAGCAGATAATATGCTAAGATGAAAACTTCTGACAGTACTCTGCCACAGGCTGCTGCTAATTTGTCGGTATTTTCACAAAAACTGCTGCTTTAGGtagctttgaaattttttctctctctttgaaGGAAAGTCTTCTCTTTCTCGGTTGgaaaatttgtctttaaaattagGTTGGGTTTTTAAATTGTTAGCACAGGAGTCTTAATGGTGGTACTTATTAGCAGAACCAGAGGAGTTGTGGTTGTGTGGGTGATGTGGACTTGGTACAGAACTGaactactttatttttaaaagtctgacAAGTTTCCATAGCAAAGTATGGACGACCTTCCTTAGAAGAATTTTTGTTAATAGGTTTTGTGGCTGTGATGTGCAGTTCATAGTTGGTAAGTGCACACTGCACAGCTCAGTGCCTCTGCTCCTGATGGTTATTCCTTACCTGACTCACCGCAGCAAAATGAAGTTGATAAGAAAGTACTACAGTttcagctctgccctcctgcctggctgagAAAATCACCTGAATTAAAGTTTCATGCTATGGCTTTCAGCCAAGCTGGAGTGCACAAGTTGAAGGAGTTTTTCCATGGGTGAGgatgaaacaaaacagagaggTTTGGTTCTTCCAAATTTGAGCCCAGAGCTTTGGACgaagaaataaaaccattgTTATTTAGTTCAAGAACTAAGTAACGTTTGTGGAAGTAAAAAGAAAGGTAGAAGGATGAGAATAGCATCATTGTAGCCTTAGTGCATTGCAGTTGCCAGCCGTGAGCCAGGGTCAGCGTTGTTAGACATACATTGATACATTTCctaaagttttaaaatgcatctAAGTCGTACCACTGTTGTGTTTACCTGTTCCCTCACCCTGTTTTTGTTTGTAGTTTAGATGTTTCTCCCATCCCTTCATAGGCCTTTGGTTTACAATTTAAACCTTGCCTAGTCTAGTCTAGCCTACTTTACTAGAAAATTAGTTCAGTCTTGGGTCTAGGGTGGGTTTCAGGGTTTCACAATTATTCTAAAGATTCAAAAATCAGAGAGTATTGAAAgctttaataaaaattacagctttggGGTTGAGGAGGTAAGATTGGCAATGGCTTAGAAGAATTTGTCAAGtatattatatgtatttatgACAGTATATCCATATCCAAATTTATAGCTGTTATCAATAATTAATGTCTCCTGtatgctggtttgtttttaggttggctttttttcttctgttcccagTTATTTGCTAAAAGAAAATAGCATGCTAAATAATTTAGCCTAATTATATTCTGTAGTATCACGCTGTTCTGTAATCTGTTCAGGTGGACTTCTTTGTCCTGTGGATTCTGACCTTAGGACAGCTTTGCTTGCTGGGAGGTTTTATTGGCAAGTTGTGATGCCAACAAGCGCCACTGGGATGAGCCCAGAGTGCTGCTTCAGCTGTCTGTGCAATGCGGGTGTAGTTCAAGAAATGtcaaatgttggttttttttttcctgaactttgggaggtggtttgttttgggttttttttttggaggggatGGTGTGTTTTGTGTATGATACTTGCAGCTTGTGTTTTACAGCTCTACAGCCTGCAGGTTTAGAGATGGTTTATGTTCCCTGTACTGTACTTGGGCTGTTCTGTCGGTGGCACATCAGGCTCACCTTGCAGACATTTCACACAAGAAATTTGCAAACACACCCCTTTCTAATTGTTACTGTTTCAGCCGTTCTTGTACTTCATAGGTTAAATTCCTTCATCTGGAGCAGTTTATTCCGTGTTCCTTAAGCTGGAGAAAGGACTTCAATAGCCATAGCAGATTGCCTTCTCCTAATTGCTTTATGGTGCTGTTAATAAAAGCCTTTCTAGAAGTATCTCTGTATAAAGGGACAAGGATTTTCAGCCTCTCCTACAGAgtatttttccctcttgtttttTGAAGAAGACTTGCATGCTTAGCTGAACAGATTCAATTATTTTCGCCCTGGATGACTGAAAACAAGAATAATTGGAATAACAAGATAGAGGCACAGAGTAGGTTGTTTTGTCCCCCTGCTGTGACACACCACCACATCAGTATTATGGAGCGATGCTTCACCTCAGCTTTCAGAAGCTTTTAGTGACTGACTGTGCAAAGCTTTTATGCTTCTAACTGTGCTCTAGTGCCTGAAGTTAAGTACAAACAAACATTTTGACATTGGGGCTTTGACCTAGAATCGAAAGTTGCTTTGAAGATACCGTATAGATGTCTAACATTTTATCtcacttctcttcctttttaaaattttattttagtacaTAATAACATGTGGGTTTGATTGTTTGATGTTTTTCTCACCATGTGGCCAATTGAGCCTGTGAGTTGAATTGCCTCATGTTTTAAAATCTATGTATTCCTCTAAAATCCCATTACTGGTGCCATCATACTTTCTGCTTGTCACTGGGTCTGTTCTGTATTGCCCTTGTGCCTTTCCAGCTATTCAGCATCTAAAGATTGTACTGAGGCATGTGACAGCACTCTGAGAACTGAAAGCTAATGCAGCCTTGCCCAGTGATAATACAGAACAGATAGCTTGCAggtgatatttttggaaatgaCACTACCTGCTGTGAGTAACTTCTAAACCTTGTGTAGTGCCAGCACCTCTTCCTGTACAGGGTAACTTATGTTCACACTACTGAGCTATATGGGCTTAGAATTCTGTTTGTATGGTTTGGGAACTTGGATTTTGTCCTAATTTTGTGATCAACttgcttaaaaagaaaggatatATCCTTTCTCATCCTGGTCATCAAATGTTTCAAAGCACCTCATCGCTTTCTGAATgattaattatttcctttatcACTTTAGGTATTTCTGGGAAAAGCCAGCTTCTGTTTGCACTGGTCTTCACTACCCGTTACCTGGACCTCTTCACTTCATTCATTTCATTGTATAACACATCTATGAAGGTAGAGTATGCTGAAGAGTTAGAAAAGCTAGTGAGGTTGCATGCAGAGTGCataatttcattaataaaagCCTTTTCTAATGGCCCATTGCACCAAAGGTCTCGATGGGCTTTGGATAAAGAATGTGGAAGATGGACTCAAAATCCTGCTTCTTTTCTGCATTCTacatgcaattttaaaaaactgtttataTCAGGACTGTGACATTTAGAACAAATGACATTTTGGTTATTGAAAGCACAAGCTTTTGGAAAAACGGTTCAAATAAACTGTATTTCTCATTTGAGATATTAAAGCTCAAGTAAATCTCCTTTTATTCACTACAAGGTACATTAGTATTCAGAGTGCACTGCCAGAATTGCAGCTACTGTCTGGTCAGAGGCTGATGAAAAGTTGACATGAGTAAGCTTTAAGGAATGTAGCTTCTGTGAGTTATACCCCTGCCATTTGCCCACTGAATGCCAGTGAGCCTGAATTTGAGTTTTTTACTTACTCATTCCTgcaatttctgctgctgagtagaagaaaataaagcagtggtCTGGGAGAGGGCAGtatgtttatgttttttaatccaattcctttatttttgggttttcttgaTGCTTTTCAGCTTTAATTTAGAGGGTAGTATAACTTTGCCAAGAGGAAAGACTAAAATAATCAATAACACAAAATGGATGGATAAATTAGGGAAAtaatactgtaaaataaaattttgtgtcTTAAACTCACACTTGCTTTCCAGCAAGTGAAATGTGTATGCTTAAGTTCTAATATTAACAGTATAGATGAAGAGCTGtggattaaataaaatattcttgaaaCAGAAGCTTTTTCCATATGTAATTTCTGATTGGAAGGTACCATTAGGTGCTCTGAAGGAGAAGGTAGGGGAGTtttgccatttatttatttcttagcTGTGATTCAGGGCCATGAGCACATCTTTGTTCTGCAGCCCTCCtaagcagaaaaggaaggagtGTGGAAATACTAACTTTCAAAATGATAGCCTCTATTTCAGTTTCAAAGGTTACTGCTTAGAAAGACTGATGGATATAATTGTCTTCTCAGCCCATTATTGTAGTGTCAAGATGAAGCTTCTTGAGTGCCCCAACACAATTTTGTGTTAATTTGTGTATATAATTTGTGTTAATTTGTGTAGGAGTATATAATGTTACACAGTTGTTGAGAACTTTAGTTGAGAAGTCGAGAGTTGAGATTTTTGAGATGAAGAAGCTTGTAATGTAAGAAATTTGGATTCATTCACTCTTTCTCAGTGTCCTCTATGACCATACCTACTGTGATTTGTTTACACCCATAGTAAAGGTTCCCTGCATCCTGTCCTGTGGTTCTTTATCTCCACTCAGCTGGGATGCTTGTGTAGCAGAGCCTTTGGATTCTGAGCCCCTAATACAGTATTTGTAGGATTTTGTCTGTGAGCAGAGCATTTAGTGATTAATAGCATCTGCAAACAGTGGGATTTTTAATCTGTTACTTCTGTGTTGCAAAGAACCCTTTTTTAATGTGATAAATGGTTAGGAACGTTTAATCTTTGTGCTGAAAGTGGCAGAAGCTAAAATATTTGTCTAGTCTGCTGTACTGTGTTGACTCCAGGACAATGAGCTCTGTCCTGATGATGGCAGATTGACCTTTAGAAAGTCTTAAATTCTCTCTAGTTCTGTTTTCTCACCTGTAAGATGAAGCTTTTTGCTTATTCCGCAGGGAATAGCTATTAAGTCTACTGTGCCATAACCCTTCAATGGTTAGGCATCAGCTCAAAATTAATTATGGTTCATTGCTGCTCTCAGTCTCGTAGGTTTTGGGGCCTCTTGGTTGGTGAAGAACAGTGTCCATTTGCCACTCTTCAGATTTTAGAGATGTTTAAAGGTCCAAAGCAAATCAGCTAACTTATGATATGTTAAATGGTTGTCTGAATGGGGattattgaattttttaattGCCACATGAGCCACACCATGCTGGGcttttttaaatgtagaaagGCACCTTCCGTTATTATTGTGTGTATGCACCTgcacatttttaacattttttaaccTAAATGTTTGGGGCCAGTGCTTGCCCTGCAGTTGCAGAACATCCATTCCTTCTCCAGTCACTTCCTTAGTTCTGGAGTCTTCACCTTTGGGCAGCCACTTCAACCATGGGCACGTGATGCctttaaagcaacaaaacccaGAATCGCTAATTTTGAATTGTTACTCTGCTGACAAAAGTTAAGCACCACCAACAGCCTGCAAAACCACGTAAACAATGCATAGAATCAAAAAAGACCACACTTACTCATCTTAGTGCTTATTCAGGGAGCGTGGTTGAATCCTGGAACCTCTGTGgattgttttggggttgtttctTTCCTTGCCCTCAGCTTATCTACATCGCTTGCTCGTACGCCACCGTGTACCTGATCTACATGAAGTTCAAGGCCACCTACGATGGGAACCATGACACCTTCCGAGTGGAGTTCCTGATAGTTCCTGTCGGTGGGCTCTCTTTTCTTGTCAATCATGACTTCTCTCCACTGGAGGTGAGTTGATTGTGGGCAGGAGATGATATTTGGAACATGAGGAGGAGCATTTTTAGCCTGACAAGTAAATGGTTGAAGGATGCCTATGTTTAGTAGGTTCAGGCTAATCCTTTCCTCAGTGAATCTGTGTGGTGCAGATGTCTGTGCAAATTTAAGGCACCTCAAGAGAACAGCACTGTTATCAGCATAGATTATTTTATTAAGcagaaaactgtgtttttccCAGTACACTCTGATGGCTGTATTAATTAAGAAttccttttgttctgtttgttcaAAAAATCCCCAGGAATGCAGTTTGTGAATAGTTGGTGCCACCTggtgaaaacaaaaggaattatACTACTACTTAAATTCTATGGAATTGCAAATGGTCTAGACTATAAAAAAGAATTGCATTCTATTTAAAATGCAGCTATGTGTTTAAttgcagaaaaattatattaaaaatgtcattGCAGCGAGTTCAAACAGGtaattttttcctacaaaataGAGAGTAACTTTAAATGCTTGTTTTACATGGACTGAGCTGCGTTTTTATATTGGggttaaattaatttattgcagAGTAAGGGAATTTGAATTGCAAcactttgaaatatattttaaattttgttctgtgttACGTCATTCTTTAAtcaaatagatttaaaaaatggaagaacATTAGGCAGGAGAAGGGACttcatctttcctgcagctttctcaGCATGGACTCTGTAAGCTGCATTTCATGGTAATGTGAACTGGATGCACACAAGTTCCCTCACAAGCAAACCTGTGtgtgccagctcagcagagagctggtttggagaggctgctgcctgccaggagaGTTCCCTCCTCCCATCCTCTGGTTGATTATGAAGCTTTCACTTAGTTTTTCCTGTACCAGGGAAAGTTTGCCAGAATACTGGACCTGTATGACTAGATATTCATCCATCCATAACATTGTTAGAGAGTGAAAAGTCGAGCCaagtcaaatattttctgtcctgctgttATCAGTTAGACAGTTGGATATACCTGTGGTTTTCTCCTTTCAGATACTGTGGACCTTCTCCATCTATCTCGAATCGGTTGCTATTCTCCCTCAACTTTTTATGATCAGCAAAACTGGGGAAGCAGAGACCATCACTACTCACTATCTTTTCTTCTTGGGTCTGTACCGTGCCTTGTACTTAGTCAACTGGATTTGGCGCTACTACTTTGAGGGATTTTTTGACCTCATAGCTGTTGTTGCTGGTGTGGTCCAGACCGTTCTGTACTGTGACTTCTTCTATTTGTATGTTACAAAAGGTAAGTAAAACAGTAACTTCCAGCTTCAGGTTGTGGAATGTAGCAGTTAACAGGTTCATAGGGGTCTGCTACATCAGCATTACGAGCTCGTTAATTCTGTGTGCAAATTAGTTCTGAAATAACCTTCATTTATCAAGTACACTTTCTGCTAGTGTGGGGCATTACTTGAGGATTTTTTTGCAGTATGGGTagaatataaatgtataaatggTCTGATGAACTTTTGGAAAAACTTAAGTATGGCTAAATATATATTGCTGTTGCCTTCCATGGATAAGCATGATCCTGCTTCTGCTGACCATGTACACTGTTACATGCAGATCCTGTGCTTACAGACACCTTTCTCAGTGGTTTAAATACTCTGAGTTGAAAGTTTCCATTATATAACATCATATAACACAAAGCTGTGTTATTTTAGTCATAATTCTTAAGAGGCTGTGGTGAGGAGCTAGTATGTCTATTGAGGATGAAAAGGGGGAACTCCAGGGTGCCACAAGAGGGCAAGGTTAGATTTGTTACTTCTAGCTTTACCAGGATGTATTGAAGAGGGGCAGCCTAGGAGGACTGTCTGCAGTGGACCCATTTGGTGTGGAAGATTTTGGTCCCTGTGACATTTTAGCAGTGTGTGCTTCTCCTGCAtcacagttttgttttgctgactgttttctttcccacttCTCCTTGCAGTTCTCAAGGGAAAGAAGCTCAGTTTGCCAGCGTAAGTGCCAAAACATCACCAGCATCTGTCCTGTTGGATGCTTGGACAGAACAATCCTTATCACAAGCAAAGGTGAAGATGCTTGAGACAGAAAGTCAGAAACACAGCTCTTTATAGTGCAGGTAGTCATCAGCGGCTCTGTAAGAACGGAGGAAAAACAACCAGCAGATTTCTGTTTGATGCATCTTgcctttatcttttttattacTATGTATAAAGATTTTTTACATAAAGAAACTTATACTGTATTAATAAATTCAGTGTATGGTTTCAATTGGAATAGTTCCAAAAGTGAGATTTTTGTGAGATTGTTTATGACCAGGAACAAGTGCAAAcgtttttttaattttcaagattttctttgaaatgactgattttttttcttttttttttttttcagtgcacaAATATGTGCATCCTTGATGGATGGTAGTCATCTGTTCTTTCCCTTTGATTCAGTTTTCATTCcactatatttattttttttccaaaaggcGAATATATGTCAACTCTAAATCTGAAACCACCGATGTTTGATGTGATGTGCTGGTGCCCAGTCTTTGTGCCATCTGCTGACATGGAGTTCCTTATTCAAAACATATGCTGGTGCTAGAAGGGGAACAGTCACATTTTGAAGTTGTTCCCCTTCTAAAACAGACTGATGGCAAGAGGGCAATGAGGAGATCACTTGAGGCCACAGGGACGGGCTCTTTCTGTTCTGCCATGATGTCTGGGAAGGTAATCCCAATAATGAAAGCACTTGGCAGCCCAGGTCCTGAGGGGTAAGAGATGCAATTGTGTTAATTAGTGGGAAATGTTTGTGACTGTGTTGGTTGTTCAGGAGGAGAAGGTTAAATATCTTGgctgtccagccctgctccaccaTTACAGCTGTGGGAAAGGGAGACGTTTAAGTTGTTGATTACAGAAATCTGTGGGTGATCATTTTAAACAATATCTACATTTTCTTATTCATTAATGCTTTATAAGCAACTTCCATGTTCAGCTTCAAGTGGTTTTCGATGTCACTTTTGgacaattaatattttttttataaacttttCAGAATCAGCAGCACCAGTTACCATTCTTCATCCTTTAAATGATTCCCTTTTTTTACTGAGCTGTTGCATGATTTATCCTGTGTTACCATCCTCAATAAACACTTTATGAAATGGTGAAAACATTTCgaggttttttcattttttccttcttgaatGTGAAAGTTTTCTGTTTGCCGGGGACCGGATGAAAAGTTGTGGTGAGGACAAGCTGCCTCATACCATTGCTGTATTGAAATAAGAAGTTTTTAAGGCTTTGAGGGGCACTATCTCTAATGGAAGCAATGCTGGCTGAGTTCTGGCTTGTTTGTAAGAGCTCAAGTCTTCAGCCGGGTGCAGGGAGGGTTCGgtgctggtgtgttttgttttatctgcAGTTCGTTTGCCATCATTCTCTGCACGGTGAGTGCCGGCTGTCGTGGCCGGGCCCAGCTGAGCAGTGGCCGTGCCTGCGCAGCTGTGACGTCACTCAGCGGCCCTACATTAGCCCTGTTTCCGGTGTGACGTCACGATATAGCGACGTCACCGCTCAAACCCGCCCCGCGGCTGTGCCCCGCCCCCTGGGGCGGTACTGCGCACGCGCTCTGGGCGCCACCGCCCTTCCCGCCATGCGCGCGCGCGCCCCGGGATGGGCGGGGCTCCCGCCAGGCGCGTGCGCGACACCGCCCGATGGAGGCGGGGCGGTGTCAGCGGGGCGGGGTGTGCGCGTGACGTCACGGCTCGGTGaggccgcgcccgccccggcgGGCCCTGAGGCCTGAGGGCGGGGGAGGCGCGCGCGAGCGGGCCCTGagggagcggcggcgccgggaCCCGCAGCATGCCGGGGCTCGTGCTGTTCGGCCGGCGCTGGGCCATCGGCAGCGACGACTTCGTGCTCCCGGGGGCCTTCGAGCTGTTCGTCAGGCTGGTGTGGTAAGGCGCGCCCCGGGGCCGCTCAGCGGCGCGACGAGCGGTGCCCGCGGCCCGGGCGCTGTCGGTCCCTGCGCAGTTGCGGGCTCGGTGCCCGCGCTGCCGCTGCGCTCCGGGCCGCCCTCGCCCGCTGCGCTGAAGCCGCGAGTAGCGCTCGGGGGTTTGGTAATGAACGCGGTGACTGCTCGGTGTCCGCCAGCCGCGCTGCTTCGGGAGCCGAGcgagggacacagccccaggcagggagccTGCGCCTCGTGTGCACCCGGCGGAATTGTAATTCCTGCTGAGTGTTCGTGTAATTCCTGCTGAGTGTTCGTGTAATTCGTGCTGAGCGGTTTCACTTTCCTTATGTAACAGGTCCCTTGCTGTTAATCTTTGTGCAGTGCTTTCATTAAGGCGAGCGCTGGGGATCAGGTGATCACCTCGCAGCAGGcacttctcccttcctcctctaACTGTTGTTATCTCGCTTCCCGGCAGGTGGATTGGGATTTTTGTCCTTTACACGGTTCACAAGGGGCAGTTTAACTGTCCCGGGGGAGGATTGCTGCACAGCTACCTGCTCGGCCTCATCATTCTTCTGGCTTCCATAATATGTGCATTATGTGCTCTTGTGTACATCAGTATGCAAGGTAAATAGTTAATAATGATGTTTTGTGTTCATCTGGTAGGATTGTAATAGATGTCTGGTTTTAATCCGGAGCTGACTTTAAAAACTACCAAAAACTTCAAGTGTTTTAATGGTAGTCAGACTTGAAAAACTCCAACAGCATCAACACATTTGCTTTAATAGTATTACCTTTGTTAGTCTGGAATCTAACATAATGAATAGGTACAACAGCTTAGTTCAGCTAAAATGGTTCGTTGCCATCAGAGCATCCTGAAAGCTCTCTGTGTGTGACCTCTGATGTAACGGTGCTCCACCTCTCTGACAGGAATTAGGGAAGTGTGTCCTGGATCAATTGAAGTATCCTGTTAGTTCTGCCTTGCATAGGCATATTCATATCTTGTGAAAGTCCCTTAGCTGCAGtgg
This genomic window from Motacilla alba alba isolate MOTALB_02 chromosome 14, Motacilla_alba_V1.0_pri, whole genome shotgun sequence contains:
- the KDELR2 gene encoding ER lumen protein-retaining receptor 2, giving the protein MNIFRLTGDLSHLAAIIILLLKIWKSRSCAGISGKSQLLFALVFTTRYLDLFTSFISLYNTSMKLIYIACSYATVYLIYMKFKATYDGNHDTFRVEFLIVPVGGLSFLVNHDFSPLEILWTFSIYLESVAILPQLFMISKTGEAETITTHYLFFLGLYRALYLVNWIWRYYFEGFFDLIAVVAGVVQTVLYCDFFYLYVTKVLKGKKLSLPA